In Gloeocapsa sp. DLM2.Bin57, the following proteins share a genomic window:
- the purQ gene encoding phosphoribosylformylglycinamidine synthase subunit PurQ, with translation MKFGIIVFPGSNCDRDVVTVTEGILSQPTRLVWHQDTDINDIDVIVIPGGFSYGDYLRCGAIARFSPVMNSVLEHAKQGKLVLGICNGFQVLTEVGLLQGALIRNRNLHFICDRLPIRVENNQTPWTKGYTSQQVLTLPIAHGEGRYYADADTLKALEDNDQVVFRYCSSHGEIEDIYNPNGSVNSIAGITNLTRNVLGMMPHPERAADAILGNIDGRSLFEYLAI, from the coding sequence ATGAAATTTGGTATCATAGTTTTTCCTGGTTCTAATTGCGATCGCGATGTGGTTACTGTCACCGAGGGGATACTCTCACAACCTACCCGTTTAGTTTGGCATCAGGATACCGATATTAACGACATTGACGTCATTGTGATTCCTGGTGGTTTTAGTTATGGCGACTATCTACGTTGTGGAGCGATCGCCCGTTTTTCTCCTGTGATGAATAGTGTGCTTGAACACGCCAAACAGGGTAAATTAGTCTTAGGTATTTGTAACGGTTTTCAAGTCTTAACAGAAGTGGGTTTACTCCAGGGTGCTTTAATTCGTAATCGTAATTTACACTTTATTTGCGATCGCTTACCAATTCGGGTAGAAAATAATCAAACCCCTTGGACTAAAGGTTATACTTCCCAACAAGTATTAACCCTCCCTATCGCCCATGGAGAAGGTCGTTATTACGCCGATGCTGATACTCTCAAAGCTTTAGAAGACAATGATCAAGTTGTGTTCCGCTATTGTAGTAGCCATGGGGAAATTGAAGATATTTATAACCCCAATGGCTCTGTCAATAGTATAGCTGGTATCACTAATTTAACTCGAAACGTCCTAGGTATGATGCCCCATCCTGAAAGAGCTGCTGATGCTATCTTGGGTAATATAGATGGTAGGTCACTATTTGAGTATTTAGCTATTTAG
- a CDS encoding undecaprenyl/decaprenyl-phosphate alpha-N-acetylglucosaminyl 1-phosphate transferase — translation MLEEQYHIIAFLVSISVVLWSTPVVKTIGIKSGKVDLPGERKIHKRPIVRIGGVSIFIGSLSALLIVWWLGGFGILSPEKEWEIWGVTIGGLLLFLVGLADDLFNLSAMSRLFMQTAVATFAWWVGVRIDFLSIPFSGIVHLGWLGLPITLFWLVGMTNAINWIDGVDGLAAGVSGIAAVVMLIVSLFMNQPAAALVAAALAGGALGFLRYNFNPAQIFMGDGGAYFMGFTLAGVGVIGLVKTYALTAVMLTLAVPIIDMSLVIISRILKKKSPFKPDNSHLHHRLLKAGVSQRLTVLFIYALTLWLGSLALVWAGIPSGGAYAIGATLLLAYLAWQVWRNRLK, via the coding sequence ATGCTAGAGGAGCAATATCATATTATCGCTTTTCTGGTTTCCATTAGCGTAGTGCTGTGGAGTACACCAGTTGTCAAAACCATTGGCATTAAAAGCGGTAAAGTCGATTTACCAGGAGAACGGAAAATTCATAAACGCCCTATAGTCAGAATTGGGGGTGTGTCTATCTTTATTGGTAGTCTAAGCGCCTTATTAATCGTTTGGTGGTTAGGTGGATTTGGCATATTATCACCAGAGAAAGAATGGGAAATCTGGGGGGTAACCATTGGTGGTTTATTATTATTTTTAGTCGGTTTAGCCGATGATTTATTTAATTTATCAGCGATGTCGCGTTTATTTATGCAGACAGCGGTAGCGACATTTGCTTGGTGGGTAGGAGTCAGAATTGATTTTCTCTCGATTCCTTTTTCTGGGATAGTGCATCTAGGTTGGTTGGGTTTACCGATAACTCTGTTTTGGTTAGTAGGAATGACTAACGCGATTAACTGGATTGATGGGGTTGACGGTTTAGCCGCGGGAGTCTCAGGAATCGCTGCGGTAGTAATGTTGATCGTGAGTTTATTTATGAATCAACCTGCTGCGGCTTTGGTTGCTGCGGCTTTAGCTGGAGGAGCTTTGGGTTTTTTGCGTTATAATTTTAACCCAGCTCAGATTTTTATGGGGGATGGGGGAGCTTATTTTATGGGTTTTACCCTAGCAGGAGTAGGCGTAATTGGCTTGGTAAAAACCTATGCTTTGACAGCGGTTATGCTGACTTTGGCTGTACCAATTATTGATATGTCTCTGGTGATTATTTCCCGTATATTGAAAAAAAAGTCCCCTTTTAAACCCGATAATAGTCATCTACACCATCGTTTACTAAAAGCGGGAGTTTCTCAACGTTTAACGGTATTATTTATTTATGCTCTTACTCTTTGGTTAGGTAGCTTAGCCTTGGTTTGGGCGGGTATTCCTAGTGGGGGAGCTTATGCGATTGGTGCAACCTTGCTTTTAGCCTATTTAGCTTGGCAAGTTTGGCGTAATCGTCTCAAGTAA
- a CDS encoding serine hydroxymethyltransferase has translation MTDTNLDLLRQTDPLVAEIIDRELQRQRSHLELIASENFASAAVLAAQGSVLTNKYAEGLPGKRYYGGCEHIDEVEQLAIDRAKQLFGAASANVQPHSGAQANFAVFLTLLQPGDKILGMDLSHGGHLTHGSPVNVSGKWFNVSQYGVSKETESLDYEEIRAIALKERPKLIICGYSAYPRVINFEKFRAIADEVGAYLLADIAHIAGLVAAREHPNPVPYCDVVTTTTHKTLRGPRGGLILCRDAELGKKLDKAVFPGTQGGPLEHVIAAKAVAFGEALKPEFKTYAQQVILNAQAMGSSLTNNGFKLVSGGTDNHLILVDLRCISMTGKRADQLVSGINITANKNTVPFDTESPFVTSGLRLGSPAMTTRGMEETEFTEIGQIISDRLLNPDNEEVKSDCQQRVAKLCERFPLYPHLQIPVPSLV, from the coding sequence GTGACTGATACTAACTTAGACTTGTTAAGGCAAACAGATCCTCTGGTAGCTGAGATTATAGATAGAGAATTACAGCGTCAGAGAAGTCATTTAGAATTAATTGCTAGTGAGAACTTCGCTTCAGCTGCGGTTTTAGCTGCCCAAGGTTCAGTATTAACTAATAAATACGCTGAAGGTTTACCAGGTAAACGCTATTACGGTGGTTGTGAGCATATCGATGAAGTAGAGCAACTAGCCATAGATCGCGCTAAACAGCTATTTGGTGCAGCTAGTGCTAATGTCCAACCCCATTCAGGAGCACAAGCTAATTTTGCGGTATTTTTAACCTTACTGCAACCTGGAGATAAAATTCTCGGGATGGATTTATCCCATGGAGGACATTTAACTCATGGTTCTCCTGTGAATGTATCAGGAAAATGGTTTAACGTGTCTCAATATGGGGTAAGTAAAGAGACAGAAAGTCTTGATTATGAGGAAATCAGAGCCATAGCTCTTAAAGAGCGTCCTAAACTGATTATTTGTGGTTATTCAGCCTATCCTCGGGTGATTAACTTTGAGAAATTTAGAGCGATCGCCGATGAAGTAGGAGCATATTTATTAGCAGATATTGCTCATATCGCAGGTTTAGTCGCAGCCCGAGAGCATCCTAACCCTGTGCCCTATTGCGACGTAGTTACGACGACTACACATAAAACTCTCAGAGGACCAAGAGGAGGTTTAATTCTCTGTCGGGATGCTGAGTTAGGCAAAAAATTAGATAAAGCCGTCTTCCCTGGAACACAAGGAGGACCTTTAGAGCACGTAATCGCAGCTAAAGCGGTAGCCTTTGGAGAAGCCTTAAAACCTGAGTTTAAAACCTACGCTCAACAAGTAATTCTTAACGCTCAAGCTATGGGTAGTAGTTTAACTAATAATGGCTTTAAATTAGTCTCAGGAGGAACTGATAACCATTTAATCCTAGTGGATTTACGTTGTATTAGTATGACGGGTAAACGAGCTGATCAACTAGTCAGTGGGATTAATATTACAGCTAATAAAAATACCGTCCCCTTTGATACGGAATCACCATTTGTAACCAGTGGATTACGCTTAGGTTCACCAGCGATGACCACTCGGGGAATGGAAGAGACAGAATTTACAGAGATTGGACAAATTATCAGCGATCGCTTGTTAAATCCTGACAATGAAGAGGTTAAGAGTGATTGTCAACAGCGTGTAGCTAAATTATGTGAACGCTTTCCTCTCTACCCTCACCTACAAATTCCTGTACCTTCTTTAGTCTAA
- a CDS encoding RDD family protein, which produces MGLFNRIKLETPESVELEFNLAGIGNRAYALCLDYFILGFVLVIILIIWAFVYLFIDTLNPRVGQVLGLWLFAIQLIITFVIYVGYFVFFETLWQGQTPGKKWVNIRVISDDGTVVSLTQVVLRALLRPIDDIFFMGAFLIIFTPKEKRLGDLLAGTVVIRQQEKKVNTELNVIPQAQKLARQIQEEAEITNLLPDDFALVREYLQRRYMMTPEARNQVSVKISDRLKERINLETIRDNNPELFLEAIYLAYQKIYRT; this is translated from the coding sequence ATGGGGTTGTTTAATAGGATAAAATTAGAGACTCCAGAAAGTGTAGAGTTAGAATTTAATCTAGCGGGTATAGGGAATCGCGCCTATGCTTTATGTCTTGACTATTTTATCCTAGGTTTTGTTTTAGTTATTATCTTGATTATTTGGGCTTTTGTTTATCTATTTATAGATACTTTAAATCCTAGGGTTGGTCAAGTATTAGGTTTATGGTTATTCGCTATTCAACTAATAATCACATTTGTTATTTATGTCGGTTATTTTGTCTTTTTTGAGACACTTTGGCAAGGACAAACACCAGGGAAAAAATGGGTTAATATTAGAGTAATTAGTGATGATGGAACTGTTGTTAGTTTAACTCAGGTTGTCTTAAGAGCATTATTGAGACCAATTGATGATATTTTCTTTATGGGAGCATTTTTAATTATCTTTACTCCCAAAGAAAAACGTTTAGGGGATTTATTAGCTGGTACAGTAGTAATTAGACAACAAGAAAAGAAGGTAAACACTGAGTTAAATGTTATTCCACAAGCCCAAAAATTAGCCCGACAAATCCAAGAAGAAGCAGAAATCACTAACTTATTACCCGATGATTTTGCCTTAGTCAGAGAATATTTACAGAGGAGATATATGATGACTCCTGAAGCTAGAAATCAAGTGAGTGTGAAAATAAGCGATCGCCTTAAAGAGAGAATAAATTTAGAAACAATCAGGGATAATAACCCCGAATTATTTCTAGAAGCTATTTATCTAGCGTACCAAAAGATTTATCGTACTTGA
- the fabI gene encoding enoyl-[acyl-carrier-protein] reductase FabI: MLNLSGKKALVTGIANNRSIAWGIAQQLAQAGAELGVTYLPDEKGRFEKKVKELVEPLNPTLFLPCDVQNQEQVNDLFSQIEAQWGKLDILIHCLAFANKDDLTGDFSNLSREGFQTALEVSAYSLTCLAKGVKPLMTSGGSIVTLTYLGGVRVIPNYNVMGVAKAALEMSVRYLASELGSSNIRVNAISAGPIRTLASSAVGGILDMIHHVEERAPLRRTVTQTEVGNTAAFLCSDLSSGITGQIIYVDAGYEIMGL, from the coding sequence ATGTTAAATCTCTCTGGAAAAAAAGCTTTAGTCACTGGAATCGCTAACAACCGCTCTATAGCTTGGGGTATAGCTCAACAATTAGCCCAAGCAGGAGCCGAATTAGGGGTTACTTATCTACCTGATGAAAAAGGACGCTTCGAGAAAAAAGTTAAGGAATTAGTAGAGCCTCTTAATCCTACCCTGTTTCTACCCTGTGATGTGCAAAATCAAGAACAAGTTAACGATCTTTTCAGTCAAATCGAAGCACAATGGGGAAAACTAGATATTCTCATCCACTGTTTAGCTTTTGCTAATAAAGACGACTTGACAGGAGATTTTAGTAATCTTTCTCGCGAAGGTTTCCAAACCGCTTTAGAAGTTAGTGCTTATTCTTTAACTTGTTTAGCTAAAGGAGTAAAGCCCTTAATGACATCTGGCGGTAGTATCGTTACTCTTACCTATCTAGGGGGAGTGCGAGTCATTCCTAACTATAACGTCATGGGTGTAGCTAAAGCTGCTCTAGAAATGAGTGTGCGTTATCTAGCTAGTGAATTAGGATCATCAAATATTCGCGTCAACGCTATTTCTGCAGGTCCAATCCGCACTCTAGCTTCTTCTGCTGTTGGGGGAATTCTTGATATGATTCATCACGTAGAAGAAAGAGCACCCCTGAGACGCACGGTTACGCAAACCGAAGTAGGTAATACTGCTGCTTTTTTATGTAGTGACTTATCTAGTGGTATCACAGGACAAATTATCTACGTAGATGCAGGTTATGAAATCATGGGGTTATAG
- a CDS encoding DUF3084 domain-containing protein — protein MTTSAIILILAVLLLGGLIAALGDRLGTKVGKARLRLFNLRPRQTAVVVTVLTGTLIAASTLSILFALSKNLRQGVFMIDEIRAQERQARIELNRVSDEKIRVEQELERARREQTAIRERLNQLNQNYQDANIQLELVSQQANLLEQEVESLQIERTELSQLRDELKSQIENLTTKISEQNQILGNKQAEIEQLQQQQETLQQIITNRDTKINELDEAIALKNEELALQQTQVESLEDQIRFLNREVAILEEYYRNYQELRAQKIAIVRGQVLAFNLVQIIEPAAVTEVIDYLLREANQSAIKALNPTPETQSNQRLVQITKSQVEQLAIQISDGEEYIIRVLSAGNYVIGEKEVRVFADVAINQKVFAEEEELASVSIDADLVGEEQIQARIDWLLAASEFRARRAGILGDIQVEDGRINTLVNFLDAVSNSRQKPDEIKALISEDAYTSGPLKLRLIALVNGKIIIST, from the coding sequence ATGACCACCAGTGCAATTATTTTAATTTTAGCAGTATTGCTCTTAGGTGGTCTAATTGCAGCCCTAGGCGATCGCCTAGGGACAAAAGTAGGTAAAGCTAGGCTAAGATTGTTTAACCTGCGTCCACGTCAAACAGCGGTAGTAGTGACGGTATTAACAGGAACATTAATCGCTGCTTCTACTTTAAGTATTTTATTCGCTTTAAGTAAAAACTTGCGTCAGGGTGTATTTATGATTGACGAAATCAGAGCACAAGAACGTCAAGCAAGAATAGAATTAAATAGGGTATCAGACGAAAAAATCAGAGTAGAACAAGAATTAGAAAGAGCTAGAAGAGAGCAAACAGCGATTAGAGAGCGTTTAAATCAATTAAACCAAAATTACCAAGATGCTAATATTCAATTAGAGTTAGTATCCCAACAAGCGAACCTTTTAGAGCAAGAGGTAGAATCCCTTCAGATAGAAAGAACAGAATTATCACAGTTAAGAGATGAACTAAAAAGCCAAATCGAGAATTTAACCACCAAAATCAGCGAACAAAACCAAATATTAGGCAATAAACAAGCCGAAATTGAACAACTGCAACAACAACAAGAGACTCTACAGCAGATTATTACCAACAGAGATACAAAAATTAATGAGTTAGACGAGGCGATCGCCCTCAAAAACGAAGAATTAGCCTTACAACAAACCCAAGTAGAGAGTTTAGAGGATCAAATCCGCTTTTTAAATAGAGAAGTAGCCATCTTAGAAGAATATTATCGCAATTATCAGGAACTAAGAGCGCAAAAAATAGCCATAGTCAGAGGACAAGTTCTCGCTTTTAATCTAGTGCAAATTATTGAACCAGCAGCGGTAACAGAAGTAATCGACTATTTACTCAGAGAAGCCAATCAAAGTGCGATTAAAGCGTTAAATCCCACTCCTGAGACGCAATCTAACCAACGTCTGGTACAGATTACCAAATCTCAAGTAGAGCAATTAGCTATACAAATTAGCGACGGTGAAGAGTATATAATTAGGGTACTTTCTGCGGGTAACTATGTCATCGGAGAAAAAGAAGTCAGAGTATTTGCTGATGTAGCGATTAATCAAAAAGTTTTTGCAGAAGAAGAAGAATTAGCCTCTGTATCTATTGATGCTGATCTAGTAGGTGAGGAACAGATACAAGCTAGAATTGACTGGTTATTAGCAGCTTCAGAATTTCGCGCACGTCGAGCGGGTATTTTAGGGGATATCCAGGTAGAAGATGGTAGGATTAATACCCTAGTTAACTTTTTAGACGCAGTAAGTAACTCTAGACAAAAACCTGATGAAATCAAAGCCCTGATTAGTGAAGACGCTTATACATCAGGTCCATTGAAATTACGTTTAATTGCTCTAGTCAATGGCAAAATAATAATCAGCACATAG
- a CDS encoding DUF456 family protein translates to MSLIILYFILIAVMLVGVLGALLPAIPGVGLILIAILIWGLVTQFQGMALSLIVTLFILLISIAVEFLATYWGVKKFGASSWSQIGSIVGLVVGMLGLLPALPIGGPIIGILLGALLGAFIGEFAYRRELALIPRLQTSAKVCLGIVVGSVVGNIIKALLALTAVIVFVLTTWSTLPDFQTVSLNFNFPEFEQVKYLIQDTAEKLSNFRLNYPS, encoded by the coding sequence ATGAGTTTAATTATTCTCTATTTTATTTTAATTGCGGTAATGCTTGTTGGTGTTTTAGGCGCACTCTTACCCGCAATACCTGGAGTTGGTTTGATTTTAATAGCGATTTTAATCTGGGGATTGGTTACTCAATTTCAGGGTATGGCGTTATCTTTAATCGTAACTCTGTTTATCCTGTTGATTAGTATAGCAGTAGAATTTCTCGCTACTTATTGGGGAGTTAAAAAATTTGGGGCTAGTTCCTGGAGTCAAATTGGTAGTATTGTTGGTTTAGTGGTGGGGATGTTGGGTTTATTACCCGCTTTACCTATCGGTGGACCAATTATTGGTATTTTATTGGGCGCTTTATTGGGCGCTTTTATTGGAGAATTTGCTTATCGTCGTGAATTAGCTTTAATTCCTAGACTACAAACCTCGGCTAAAGTATGTTTAGGTATTGTGGTAGGTTCAGTAGTTGGTAATATTATTAAAGCGTTACTAGCTCTAACCGCGGTAATTGTTTTTGTCTTAACAACTTGGTCAACCCTTCCTGATTTTCAGACTGTGTCGCTTAATTTTAACTTTCCTGAGTTTGAACAGGTTAAATATTTAATACAGGATACCGCAGAGAAGTTAAGTAATTTTCGCTTAAATTATCCTTCTTAA
- the ntcA gene encoding global nitrogen regulator NtcA: MELSVNQDKSLAAVFRQIGGGLYPPVVETFDRGKTVFFPGDPAERVYFLLKGAVKLSRVYEAGEEITVALLRENSVFGVLSLITGEKSDRFYHAVAFTPVELLSAPIDHFKQSLKDNPELSMLMLQGLSSRILQTEMMIETLAHRDMGSRLVSFLLILCRDFGLPTPEGIRIDLKLSHQAIAEAIGSTRVTVTRLLGELKQEEMISIYKKKITVHNPVILSQQFT; this comes from the coding sequence ATGGAACTATCCGTAAATCAAGATAAATCTTTAGCTGCTGTATTTCGTCAAATTGGTGGCGGACTATATCCACCAGTAGTAGAAACATTTGATCGTGGAAAAACAGTTTTTTTCCCTGGTGATCCCGCAGAAAGAGTGTATTTTCTATTAAAAGGTGCAGTAAAATTATCCCGAGTCTATGAAGCGGGAGAAGAAATAACCGTGGCTTTATTGAGAGAAAACAGCGTTTTTGGGGTTTTATCTCTAATTACGGGAGAAAAATCAGACCGGTTTTACCACGCTGTTGCTTTCACACCAGTAGAATTATTGAGCGCTCCCATAGATCATTTTAAGCAATCCCTTAAGGATAATCCCGAACTATCGATGTTAATGTTACAGGGACTTTCGTCAAGAATCTTACAAACAGAAATGATGATTGAAACTCTCGCACACCGCGATATGGGTTCAAGATTGGTAAGCTTTTTATTAATTCTGTGTCGAGATTTTGGTTTACCAACTCCCGAAGGGATTAGAATAGATCTCAAGTTATCTCATCAGGCGATCGCCGAGGCAATCGGTTCAACCCGGGTAACGGTAACTAGGTTATTGGGAGAACTCAAACAGGAAGAAATGATCTCAATATACAAGAAAAAAATTACGGTGCATAATCCTGTAATTCTCAGTCAACAATTTACCTAA
- the murJ gene encoding murein biosynthesis integral membrane protein MurJ — MTKKTSFAGIAGIVALATLISKVFGLVREQLIAAAFGVGPIVNAYAYAYVIPGFLLILLGGINGPFHSALLSVLAKKDRQSAGPLVETVTTLVSCCLLLVTFVIAIAAPLCIDLLAPGLTETVREMAIQQLRIMSPLALLAGLIGIGFGTLNAAEEYWLPSISPLFSSITIVIGMVYLIWQLGESINAPEYLQLGTIVLAGGTLLGGILQWLAQLFAQLKAGMGRFRLSFNWRVPGVTEVLKVMIPATFSSGALYINVYTDLFFASYLDGAAAAMRYANFIVLTPLGIISNMILVPLLPRLSRLSAPESREELKLRIRQGLILTALTMLPLTAIFVSLALPIVQLIYQRYAFGVDASRLVAPVLMVYGLGMFFYLGRDVLVRVFYGLGDGETPFRISLANILLNAVLDYVLVNLFGIPGIVLATVGVNIVSMMVFLLILDRRLSGLPLLSWGVTLLSLFAATLGSGLIAWLTYQGLHSLLGVENFWLLLLTVIVSSLVSIGVFMAIASTLKLPELEMLTNTLLAKIKR; from the coding sequence ATGACCAAAAAAACCTCATTTGCAGGTATAGCGGGAATCGTCGCTTTAGCAACTCTGATTAGTAAAGTATTTGGTTTAGTTAGAGAACAATTAATAGCTGCAGCTTTTGGGGTAGGTCCAATTGTCAACGCTTACGCTTACGCTTACGTGATTCCAGGGTTTCTCTTGATTTTATTAGGAGGGATTAATGGACCTTTTCATAGTGCTTTATTGAGTGTTTTAGCTAAAAAAGATCGTCAATCAGCAGGACCCCTGGTGGAGACGGTAACAACTTTGGTGAGTTGTTGTTTATTGTTGGTAACCTTTGTTATAGCGATCGCCGCACCCTTATGTATTGATTTACTTGCTCCTGGTTTAACGGAAACGGTAAGAGAGATGGCGATTCAACAACTCAGGATTATGTCTCCTTTAGCATTGTTAGCGGGGTTAATTGGTATTGGTTTTGGTACTCTTAATGCAGCAGAAGAATACTGGTTACCAAGTATTAGCCCACTCTTTTCTAGTATTACTATTGTCATTGGAATGGTTTATTTAATTTGGCAATTAGGGGAATCAATCAACGCACCAGAATACCTGCAATTAGGAACTATTGTTTTAGCGGGAGGAACTTTACTAGGGGGTATTTTACAATGGTTAGCCCAATTATTCGCCCAATTAAAAGCGGGTATGGGGAGATTCAGATTAAGTTTTAACTGGCGTGTACCTGGAGTTACAGAAGTATTAAAAGTCATGATTCCAGCGACTTTCTCATCTGGTGCTTTATATATTAATGTTTATACTGATTTATTTTTTGCTTCTTATCTAGATGGTGCAGCAGCTGCGATGCGCTACGCTAATTTTATTGTGCTTACTCCCTTGGGGATTATCTCTAATATGATTTTAGTCCCCCTGTTACCGAGATTATCTCGTTTAAGCGCACCTGAAAGTAGAGAAGAGCTAAAATTACGTATTCGTCAGGGATTAATTTTAACCGCTCTGACGATGTTACCTTTAACGGCTATTTTTGTTTCTTTAGCTTTACCCATTGTACAGTTAATCTACCAGAGATACGCTTTTGGGGTTGATGCTTCTAGATTAGTAGCTCCAGTTTTGATGGTTTATGGTTTAGGGATGTTTTTCTATCTAGGAAGGGATGTTTTGGTGAGAGTCTTCTACGGGTTAGGAGACGGAGAAACACCCTTTCGGATTAGTTTAGCGAATATTTTGTTAAACGCTGTCTTAGATTATGTCTTAGTAAATTTATTCGGTATTCCTGGTATCGTTTTAGCTACTGTAGGTGTAAATATAGTCTCGATGATGGTATTTTTATTGATTTTAGATCGTCGTCTCTCTGGTTTACCCTTGCTGAGTTGGGGAGTTACCCTTCTGAGTTTATTTGCAGCAACCCTAGGATCTGGTTTAATTGCTTGGTTGACTTATCAGGGTTTACATAGTTTATTGGGGGTTGAGAATTTCTGGTTATTATTACTAACGGTGATAGTTTCTAGTTTGGTATCTATCGGAGTGTTTATGGCGATCGCTTCTACTTTAAAATTACCTGAGTTAGAGATGTTAACTAATACTCTACTGGCCAAAATTAAGCGTTAA